aattaacgtggaccctgacttaaacaagttgaaaaacttattggggtgttaccatttagtggtcaattgtatggaatatgtactgtactgtgcaatctactaatacaagtttcaatcaatcaatcaatcataacaCGCCAGACCAAGCGGACCAACAGCTTACTTTGCCAACTTTCTTCATTagaactttaacttttttttgtctttttagtaAAACTTTGTCTGCTTACACTTTTGTTGTCGCACAATGTTgtattgtggctttatgttgtgttggtggcttcataacttaccaaagtcgtatcaaaactttaatagatttttgagcaccgtatgtaatgttctatattttcaatggcacatttaaaatgttggtgttgttcactTGAGACCCATCAAGGGCAGTCCActgtacacatatctcttatatttgactgccatctactcgtcacactttttacaccatgtaccaaataaaatagctttgaggtgagtgagctcaaccaaacttattccttacattaggcgcacagggttataaggcgcactgtcgaattttgagagaaaaaaggattttaagtgcgctttatagtccgaaaatacgTTACTTAAGTGGAAGTCAAAGGAGCTCAGCTCTGGTGAATTCCATGCCCAAGAGTGCTAAATACTGTAACATGGTGCTTACACTAAATGTTAACATAACGAGGTGTCCTCATTCGTGTTGCAAATGATTTAGACTACCATAGGTGTACAGTATGTTCAGTTATTTTCAGCGGTTGTTTGCATTCACGGTGTTTCCTGAACGAATGCAGGTCGGAGGCCAACAACGTGATGCGTCTGAAGCGTTTGGGCATCACCCACATTTTGAACGCGGCCGAGGGAAACTCCCTCATGCACGTGAATACCAACCCTGAGTTCTACGCAGGCACAGGCCTGGTATACCACGGTGTGCCCGCCAGCGACACGGATCACTTCGACATCGGCATTTACTTCGAGGAAGCCGCGGAATTCATCACTGAAGCCCTGGCGTACAGAAACGGAAAAGGTCAGCGCATGTTAAAATGTTTTCCGTAGGGCTAGAAAGGATAcgtgattttgcaatgcattgtggggctGTGGTAGGCATTTTTGTGGCCCAATGCTTTTGTATACATGGCTGTACTGTAGTCgcggtaataaaaaaaaaaaaaatgaataactgTACCGAGACAGACTAACCCAGAGTTGTCAAAgacgttttcactgagggccacatcacagttatgtttggccccaaagggccgcttctaacagttaACACTATTACAcaatttaatgcattttattattattattattattttttttaactaaaaaggtaaaacaaatatggtaagttgcaataatttcaccagtttatattactgtaaatggaaaaacagtactgctgtttttatggtaaaaaataaaggcagctcagttgctgaaatttgactgtaaaatgtacagttgttgtttttttactgtaaataaaaaaaatgcaattttacaataacattttATCACCTGAGGTgcaagattttttatttttttttaatgtaaatcaacaactgtagattttttggtGTATCACTGTAAATGCCAAAAGGGAACCACAGTTTACTACAGTGAAAAAAGTTCAGTTTTTTTCAttcagagaaaaatgctgtaaaaaccacagtacatttcacaattttaccttgaaatctatggctacttttacattgcacaatttgatggacaacttgctttaaaattgtcattagtatttatttgtatttaaaaaatggtttaaatgtttgataatatatttttcataattagacaatatttaagttaacataatttgcgattacatggagtaaatatatatttttcctcccaaaatagaaagaaagaatacatttaataaGAAAAGTTACATTACATTATTGATacatatttccaggcttttgagggcgaaataaaatgaagtggccccgggccttgagtttgacacctgtgctctaacCTGTTAACTCTCGCTACCCTGAAAAGTAGGTCAAAACGGTGGAATTGATCCATGAGCACGTCCAGTGGCCAAGAGATTTCAAAAACCTGCCACCTTTTTTGAAGCCAAATTCGTCGACATCTCGTCAACAGAGTCCGGTTTTATACCTGGTGAAGAATTTCAGAATGCACAGCCTGTTAAGGCTCTACTTCGTTCAAATTACGCTGAATCTACGTCTATGTCCGGGATGTTTTGTAAGCAGgttatactggaaaaaaaaccAAGCTCGTTattacttttaaactttaatcACCTCTTCAATAATACTCATTCATTTGTGCTTACCCATGACTTAAAGTAAacagacatttttttcccccaggaTACTGAATAAGCCCTTTTCCACCAAAAGAACTCTAGGTTCCTGTCAAAgtatgtggtttgtgtttccaccgcatttcacagttcagagtagtttatacaaatcatgCTGATTACATATGGAGGAGTGGTTTAATATCTTTCCATACCGGGggtcggctctttagcgccgccctagtggctcatcggagctttttcaaaaatgtatgaaaaatggaaaaagatgaggaaaaaaatattaaaaatatattttttgttttaatatggtttctgtaggaggacaaacatgacacaaacctccctaattgttataaagcccactgtttgtattaaacatgcttcactgatcggagtatttggccagcgccgttttttcctactaattttggcggtccttgaactcaccctagtttgtttacatgtataactttctccgactttctaagacgtgttttatgccacttctttttccgtctcattttgtccaccaaacttttaaccttGTGCATGAAtggacaaaggtgagttttgttgacgttattgacttgtgtgacttcaagttaatcgatgctaacatgctatttaggttagctgtatgtacatatttcatcattatgcctcatttgtagctatatttgagctcattggatttcctttaagtcctcttaattcagttGAAttcacactatctgtatgtaatatggcttttaattttttgcagctccagacagatttgcttttgtattttgggtccaatatggctctttcaacattttaggttgccgacccctgttctatactgataacatttaaataaaaaaaaagtggagcGATGCAAATACCCTGCTGATGCACTGTCGATGTTCGTTATTTGGTGATATTTTGGAATGTCCTTATTCCGTAGGGAGGGTATACGTGCATTGCAGGGAAGGATACAGCCGCTCGCCCACCTTGGTCATCGCCTACCTGATGCTTTGCCAGAACATGGACGTCCACAGCGCTCTGGCCACGGTGCGACACAACAGGGAGATCGGACCCAATGACGGCTTCCTTCGCCAGCTCTGCAGACTAAACCAGAGGCTGGCCGCCAAGGGAACGTTCTGGAGCAAATGAAGCAGAGACAAAAAGTTGGTactcacactgcaaaaactgaaatctaagtaagattaaatatctcaaataagggtgatatttgcttattttctgtctgataagataattcttcttacTAAGCAGttgttatgttagagtgttttacttgttttaagggttttggtcctaaattatctcagtaagatataacagcttgttgctgagatttgatgacttatattgagtaaaacatgcttggaactagaatatcaactgatgcacagctgcgtcattaacactcacaagtataaaactactttgttaaagtaatattttcttcaagcatgaaaaaaaaatcatgatgccaagcgcatatcattatgtcaagataatgtcactggcatttacttaatttaagaatatttttcaacatattgaccaAAATGGTTTTATTTTGTTATCTACCAAGAAAggtgcacttgttattaatgagaatGTACTtactttaaggtatttttgggtccattgaagttagctaactttacttgttttggaaagtcttgacaagccaattgtttttgttctattggcagatgatTTTGCTAAgttcaaatatccatccatccatccattttctaccgcttattccctttcggggtcacggggggcggtggcgcctatctcagctacaatcgggcggaaggcagggtacaccctggacaagtcgccacctcatcgcagggccaacacagatagacagacaacattcacactcacattcacacactagggccaatttagtgttgccaatcaacctaccccaggtgcatgtctttggaagtgggaggaagccggagtacccggagtacccggagggaacccacgcactcacggggagaacatgcaaactccacacagaaagatcccgagcctggatttgaacccaggactgcaggaccttcgtattgtgaggcagacgcgctaacccctctgccaccgtgaagcccttagttcaaataaaatacccttaattttttttttcttttttcttgtttttgaacattgactttttgcagtgcaattACCTGTGGACTGGACGGCTGACAAGGTAACTGTAATTAAAACGAGCCACAGCTTGCAAATTCACTTGTGACTTTGGCCAAAGACATAACATAGGATGACTGATAATAAAAGGATTTTCTTCTATTTGTGaagttttttattttcatgtgtttttttttactcatggcTGCTACTATACCGTTGTATGTTTTGACTTCAATAACAATATAGCTTCCGTACATGCACAAATCTTTCTTCCTTcagcaaataataaaaaaacaaaatgagtCCGTGTTAATTCCTGTGGTGGAATCCAGGTTCAaactgccatgcttttatttttaagcctcatttgcactgaacaggaagtcattGTGTGCATGCATTATGACTGTGCAACTCGACAGTAATGGCAATGGGTtattcttgtatagcgcttttctaccttcaaggtactcaaagcgctttgaaactatttccacattcacccattcacccacacacacgcacacacacacacgcacacacacacattcacacactgatggcgggggctgccatgcaaggcgctaaccgggacccatcaggagcaagggtgaaatgtcttgctcaaggacacaacggacatgactaggttgttagaaggtggggatcgaaccaggaaccctcaggttgccgaCATGTAGTTTTGTTGCTGCTGTTCCAAAGTGCTGAGCGATAAAGTAAACGATACAATATGTGTTGACAAACTGAAACCTTTTTCTGAAGCGCTCAAATTTTATGACGACTTAAGTGGGTACATTTTAGCGACAATAAGAACATGACTCACTATTGTCTTTATGACAAGTCCTTGacctatcaacatgactttaaagctGTTATTTTGGTAAAATGACTATGGTTGTTTTACTACTTATTATTGTGACGTTATTAGAAAATAATGCTGatggttttaaaatatttttctttttagtaTTGTGGTCCACCGTTGTACTCTAGTCTCAAACATAATTGTAGCAGactatgaaaatgttttttttttcattacatacAAAAATCAAGATGCGTTCTAATTTAGAGATAGGTAAAAACATGCAATCAATGTGAAGTGTAATGTAGCTTTACCTTTTTTGCGTTTTAATTCAGGGCCATATCGCAGTTACGGCCGCCTTCTGaaggaaccatccatccattttttaccgcttgtcccttttggggtcgctggagcccatctcagctgcattcaggcggaaggcgggttacaccctggacaagtagctatctcatcgaagggccaacacagatagacaacattcacacacacattcacacactatcaatcaatcaatcaatcaatgtttacttatatagccctaaatcactagtgtctcaaagggctgcacaaaccaccacgacatcctcggtaggaccacataagggcaaggaaaactcacacccagtgggacattggtgacaataatgacccagtgggacgtcggtgacaatgatgactatgagaaccttagagaggaggaaagcaatggatgtcgagcgggtctaacatgatactgtgaaagttcaatccacaatggatacaacacagtcgctagagtccagtccaaagaagatccaagacacagcagcgagagtcccgttcacagcggagccagcaggaaaccatcccaagcgtaggcggaccagcagcgcagagatgtccccagccgatacacaggcgagcagtacatggccaccggatcggaccggaccccctccacacgggagagtgggacatagaagaaaaagaaaagaaacggcagatcaactggtctaaaaaggga
The DNA window shown above is from Nerophis ophidion isolate RoL-2023_Sa linkage group LG23, RoL_Noph_v1.0, whole genome shotgun sequence and carries:
- the LOC133541058 gene encoding dual specificity protein phosphatase 3-like; translated protein: MLLGDVACSSMKNKHNKQAEFEDVSSFDVTLQQLNDLLTDDGGFYCWPVKNFHEVYPRIYVGNASEANNVMRLKRLGITHILNAAEGNSLMHVNTNPEFYAGTGLVYHGVPASDTDHFDIGIYFEEAAEFITEALAYRNGKGRVYVHCREGYSRSPTLVIAYLMLCQNMDVHSALATVRHNREIGPNDGFLRQLCRLNQRLAAKGTFWSK